ttgaaaacacaAAGAATACTTGAAAGATTTAAATCATTCACCTTTAGTACTAATGTCCTACCTTTTTACCGATAGAACTAATGAAGTTTTTAGGAAAAAATGGTCGAATATTCACTATTTTATTTGGAGGTCACAAGCATGTGCTTCACCTGCCTGTGTCAAGGGTCGGCTCTGCATTTAGCCGCACAAACGatcggaaaatttagttatttctcaatggaaaacatccaatatataataaacaaatacaatataaaatataaatagtaataaaaattatatgcacgcggtgtagtatattttgtaacaatacatggaatactaaagattttatttagaaaattatataaatcattgaaatattctctttaataagattttttgggatattcttaactGTATTCATATAGGCCAttgattgaccaattaatctataacgtttttttgtaaccaacctatatctaatgtataacctattttgtaactaacttataaaagttatatagtctacaaaagaAGGTTGtatacttccgttttattatataggggatttattgtaaattaatacatgttacttcaaaaataatttattttaagaatCTATTATGGTTGGATAGTTTCACAATGATATTATGGTTGTTCCAATGCtatcaatttaattattattgcttagtatataaaaaaagttcgacaatttaaaatttgttcatgtatatatatatatatatatatatatttaatctaatgttaaattatattcaaacaaaaaatagcgTTTTTACAACTAGTGCATCGGTTggtcatgtatttttttaatatccagaaaataaattaagagcTATAAGGTGTAGATGcttgatttgaattttgaagaAGTGTGCTATTAGCATGTAATGTGTTAATTAATGAGTTAATCTTGCAACACCTTAGTATGATACATATCAGACGCTGTATAATAAAGGCAATGcaaataaatgttttgatcagttaattaattacttaacgcATGCTCAAGCACGAGTTTGATAATTGTGCATGAAGGCAATATAATTGGTTTGTGAACCAAGTATTTTTGTTCTAACTTGTTAAATCATATCATGGTGTGAATCTAGTTTTCAATGATCAATTtggttattatttttcatatatactatGACAACTCACAAGTTCTAGAGATACTGTTTCCTCGGTCAACGTTTTCTTAATCCGAGGTATGTTTCatataacattttgatttttatacaACTACGCAAAACAATATTTAATCAAACAATATAGAATTGTATAACACTGAATCCGGATAATGTGACGATTTGGTCTTAATGGTGgaagaaaataatgtaaataaaaattgttgatttgattttgatagcGATTTGCAAGTCTCTTTTACTTCGCTCACAAGACTCCGTCAAGAAATGTGATAACGACTTCTAGAAGTATTATTATACGTATATACAGATTGTACGTATATGTCCccatgtgagaaaaaaaaatcttataacaTTATCGTATTTATTGCTCTATCAGTGATATATTATTGTGGTGGGTTAGAAAAATGAAATGATTCGGATTCGAACGTTCGTTTTCGAGAAGCTAAGATTACAatacattattataacaaaaatgaaacaaaaatattagaatcAAACGCATCAGCCATGATTCATGAGTTCGTTCTATTGCACTTGTCAGCAATTACGTATGCATTTTCCTTTATATTTAGAGTGCTTGGACTACAATTCAACTTTGCATCACACACATACATCACAAAAGAATATGAAGATTTCAACAAATTAATCTTataaaacattgaaaatgtTAACTTAAAAATGGCTGTTGAACTAATGAGACGTGATCGATGATGTATGCATCTTAATATATTTGTCCTCTGTTTATTATGAAAACGAAATAGGAATATCCATAAAACattatgattaatatatatatttctatatatgtacAACGGTGACGGTCTTTATGAAACTAGTCTTTTAGCTAAAAAGTCTGCATCTTTTTTCTTGCAAAGGATTTTTGAcacttatttttctttctcatatATGCACAtgctataattaaaaattaccccaattttaaatttatattacagttttatctGAATGAAACACATATCTTTTTCTGCCAACTAATTAACGGATTCTGccattttacataattaaactaCCAAATGGGTTCTgccaattatttattttgtattttacataatttagccaataataaatgataagatactaattaaataaacatcAAATGAATCCTGaaatcattaaatgaaataGAACAAACATATCATTAAATAAAACGAACAATAGACTGATTAGCATGTTTCGAACACTCTTTTACACATATGAGCATTCAGTTTACGGATCAATTTCTATACAAAATTTGTCAgattttggtaatttggtatgaaagtttaaatatatgttCAGGTTTTATGACCGTTTGGTTCAGATAGGTATTGTTGAATTTGAATTGGATTCGGTTTAGCTTTCTagataactaaaattttgttaaaatttaataaaattcggttttcggttcggttcagataaaacaatttaaactccattcaaatttttataactATTCATAGAGCTCGGAATCAGATTTAcattaaagaaacataaaaaaaaaaaaaaaaatctcatattacACCAAAACTTCTGGATCAAGTAGCGGGATTCGCTTCTAGAAACTCCACGTtatgcttcttcttccatcatctCTTCTTTAGCTTTAACACAAATAAATGAGTCAcaacattaaagaaaaacacTTTCACTCAGTTATTTACTGAAATTGCCACTATTTCCATGTGCCCCAACCACTTCCTCCTATATATACGGCTAATTTACACAACTTGACAAAAAAACTCCATTAAAgcaaaacctctctctctctctctctctctctctctctttcctcttctttctcacgCTCTTTTCATTTGTCAACTGTACAATCCGATTCCAATGGAGCAATACGACGATTCTAGCGCTTACACGGCGTCGTTTTCACCTAGCTTCAGTACTTATTCCGGCGATCGATTAGCGGAGATCGCCGAGAGAGTTTGTTACAGAGAGAAATCAGACGAAGAATTCGAGTTTTCGTTGGCGGCGACGTCTTCTCCCGACGACGATGGACTCGTTTTCCCTGTTTTTAACCAGAATCTAATCTCCGGCGAAACATCTCCTCCGGAGGAGAAAGCCGTTATAGTTCCTTTGAAGGATCTCTTCCTCCGTGAACGCAACGATCAACCACCGCAGCAAGAAACGTATTCATCCTCTTCcgacgaggatgatgatgatgatgacgagtTCGACGAGATTCCAAGCGAGATCTATTGTCCGTGGACACCGGCGAGATCCACGGCGGAGATGTCACCAAGCGGAGGATGCAGAAAAAGCAAATCTACAGGCTCTTCTTCTACATCGTCATGGTCAACGAAACGGTGGCGTTTGAGAGACCTTCTCAAGAGAAGTAGAAGCGATGGTAAGCAGTCACTCAAATTCTTGAATCCAGTAGTAGAGGACGAATCTACGAAGAAGgcttcgaagaagaagaaggagaaagtaGTAACGGTGACGGTGGTATCAGCACATGAGAAGTTTTATCTGAGGAATAAAGcgatgaaagaagaagacaagagaaaaTCATATTTGCCGTACAAGCAAGATCTTGTTGGACTTTTCTCTAACTTTAATCATCGTTACGGCAAAGCTTTCCCACCCTTCTGATCCATCATTTACTTTGGATCTTTACGGAGatataaaattagtgtttttttctttttttcttttacaatcaagaaaaaaaaagaatacgaTTATACACACACATTCGtatctaataaaattaaaggaaatatctcatagtttatattataaagaTGTAGATTgggtaattttttaataaaccacatcttaaattatgttttgatcATGTTCATTTATCATATGTtgttgtgtatgtatatatttttgttccttTATAATTTGGGTGGAGGttttgatgtaaatttatatagttggagatattttatttgaattaagaATTGACAGGTTTAGTGTTTTTTAGTGTGCACTTGATGGTTGTTTTACGAAAATGATGGATTTAATTTAAGACATGTAATGCAAAAGAAgacaatttttttgatttttatgtatGGACATCATTAATTTATACATTGACACGTActcattctttcttttgttttggtaaatgaTATAGATATTATATAGGCCCGTAAACGGAGCGGATATCCTGTTTTTTCGGATATCCATATCTATTTTATCCGTAATTTGTTATCTATATTCGTATCCGAAAATTTTGGATATCCGTTATCCAGATATCTGTTAAAAATTCGATTATCCGCAAATATCAGCGGATATccgtaaaaaaaattcaaaaaacaatatacgtattttaaactaaaatacagcgtatttgtataaaataccatgtattttggacaaaaatacCGGATATCCGTATACAAATACCGGATATCTGTGAAAAACCGAAtatcctttttaaaatttagtattatcCGTATCCGTATCCGAATATAATACAGGATATCCGAGAAAAATGGATATTCGTTATCCGTTTTGAAATTTAGCACTATCCGTATTCGTATTCGTATCCGTTTTATCTGATATTTCACTATCTATATTCGTATCCGTTTATCTGGATATCCGTTTTTTTCGAAACGGATTCGGATACAAATATGGATATCCACAGATAGCCGATAATAATTTCAGGTCTAATATTGTATATCTACTTTACTGTGAATATTAAATTCTTGTCAAAATAATTGTGTTATAGAGTAGGGTCGTGTCTATAGATTAGAAACTACTTCCGTAGCTATGGAAATACATATTCTccttattgatttttttcttcttttacagGTTTAATTGTAAATAAGCTATCTTCATAGAGAGGATGTTTACAATGAAAGAAGTGAAAGATGAATGATTTCCCTTTGAGGAATTCATTGATTTAGAAGGCCTTATAAAGCCGAATAGGTTACAGAGGACTTCACATAATGTGGGATATATACAACGAGATATATACGATATCAGCTAAGTGGTTGTAACAGAATATCCTATATTCTATCACTCTCCCGCAGTTGAAGCATCGGGTGTCCTGATAGTTAAGCTGGTTCGAAACTCATTGAAGAGGTAAATCGGCAGACCCTTAGTGAAGATGTCCACATATTGCAGAGAGCATGGAACGTGTATAACTTTTACTTCTTCTATTGCAATTTTTTCTCTGACAAAAATGTATGTCCAGTTCAATGTGTTTGGTACGCTGATGCTGAACTGGATTATTTGCCAAGTAAACTGATCCTATGTTATCACAGTAGACCAGTGAAGCCTTGTGAAGTGGGAGATGAAGTTCTCGCATGAGGTTCCTTAGCCAAGTGAGTTCTGCTACGAATTTGGCAACTCCTTTACACTACTACAAATATCTACATTGATAGCAATAGAGGAGCGCTATAATACGCCATTTATAGCTTTTTTACAAACGCTATGTTAGGCTACTGTTATCGTAGGTACTAAATATACGATAGCGCTAGATATGTATGCTATGGTAGAGTTCTTTTACAATAGCACTACCGAAATGCtttgttatcatttttttttctaatttttaaataatgttataagtcATTTTACACACTATGTTAGGTGTTTATACCGTG
The sequence above is drawn from the Camelina sativa cultivar DH55 chromosome 4, Cs, whole genome shotgun sequence genome and encodes:
- the LOC104780032 gene encoding uncharacterized protein LOC104780032, translating into MEQYDDSSAYTASFSPSFSTYSGDRLAEIAERVCYREKSDEEFEFSLAATSSPDDDGLVFPVFNQNLISGETSPPEEKAVIVPLKDLFLRERNDQPPQQETYSSSSDEDDDDDDEFDEIPSEIYCPWTPARSTAEMSPSGGCRKSKSTGSSSTSSWSTKRWRLRDLLKRSRSDGKQSLKFLNPVVEDESTKKASKKKKEKVVTVTVVSAHEKFYLRNKAMKEEDKRKSYLPYKQDLVGLFSNFNHRYGKAFPPF